From the genome of Longispora fulva:
GGTCACCGCCATGCTGGGCGGACTCGTCGAACGGCGACTCGTCGACATCCTCCCCCTCGTGCACAGGGTTCCCCCCGCGCTACGTCCACCCGCCCGTTACATCCTCACCCCGGCCGGGACCCTACGAGCCCTGCGCCTGGACGAGACCCGCGACCTCATCAGCCGCTCCTCCCTCGGCAGCCCGCCCGCCCGCAAGTTGCGCACATCCGTCGATCTCAACCAGGCACTACTGGCAGTCGCCCTGTCCCTGCAAGACACCGACCACACCACCACCCGCCAAACCCTCGCCCACAACCTCCTACTCGCCGCCACCACCTCCGACACCACCACCGCCGTCACACTCCTCGACGAGATCGCCGAACACACCTGGCGCACCCGCCTACACCACGGCGACCACACCGCCTCCACCCAACTCATCGGCCTCCTCGCCCTCCAAGGCCGCCACCACGAAGCCGCCCGACTCTGCCACCAAGCACTGCAACGCGGTACCCAGCCCCTGCAACACGCCCTCTGGCTAGAACACCTCGGCCACCCCGACGAAGCCCTCGACGCGCTACGCAACGCCCACCAACAAGGCTGCCCCCACTCCGCCACCCACATGGCACGCATCCACCGCTACCACCACCCAACCCCACCCACACCCTCCCCGGCCGCCAGCGGACCCACACTGACCATCACCACCACACGCCCCTGTCCGCAACACACCCACATCGCCATCGCCGGAGAAATCGACTACGCCACTGTCGCCCACCTACGCACCGCGATAGACACCGAAGCCCACACCCCCACCCGACACATCACCCTCAACCTCGCCGACGTCACCCTCCTAGACTCCACCGGCATCGGCGTCCTCGTCGTCGCCCACCGCATCTGCCGACAACGCCACATCCACCTCACCATCGACCAACCCGGCACCCACATCACCCGAACCCTGCACGCAGTCGGAGTACTCGAACTCCTCCAAGGAAACGATTAACCGAGCCGACACCCATACCCGGCAGCGTCCCGACGACCCCGACGCCTTCGCGCCTACACCTCTAACGTGAAGAGCAGACGCGAAGGCCAAAGCCGGGGCAGCGGCCAGCATGGTCGCGATGACCCCGGACATCAGGGGCGAAGTTCGTAGCCGCAGGCCTGTGGAGGTGTGCCAACCCGTGCTGAGCGCAGCCTCGTCGCGGCGGGTTCAAAACCAGTCGGGGCCCGGTGCTGAACACCGGCTTCAATGCGGGGCCAGCCGCACCTCACGACGAACAGGCGAAATGTTAGCTATGTCTAACTTGCCTGGCCGATGAGCGCGTACCTACTCTTAGCTCGTGACAACCGCTGAACTGACGTCTTTCCAGCTCATGGAGCGCACCGAGGTGCGGCGGCAGAGCTTGTCGTCCCAGTTGGAGGTCAAGCGTCGGGCGCGGTTGGGTCAG
Proteins encoded in this window:
- a CDS encoding STAS domain-containing protein; its protein translation is MPDPHTQKPGQAEHPLNRQILRTLLVHPAIPDAALTELATAAPTAVTAMLGGLVERRLVDILPLVHRVPPALRPPARYILTPAGTLRALRLDETRDLISRSSLGSPPARKLRTSVDLNQALLAVALSLQDTDHTTTRQTLAHNLLLAATTSDTTTAVTLLDEIAEHTWRTRLHHGDHTASTQLIGLLALQGRHHEAARLCHQALQRGTQPLQHALWLEHLGHPDEALDALRNAHQQGCPHSATHMARIHRYHHPTPPTPSPAASGPTLTITTTRPCPQHTHIAIAGEIDYATVAHLRTAIDTEAHTPTRHITLNLADVTLLDSTGIGVLVVAHRICRQRHIHLTIDQPGTHITRTLHAVGVLELLQGND